In the Elstera cyanobacteriorum genome, one interval contains:
- a CDS encoding D-alanyl-D-alanine carboxypeptidase family protein produces MRMRNETQRFLSGRLLGGVAAALIALTVTAPVAQAQQQQPKPPAQKAAPAAKPAQGAKPPTQTPPPPPAPTVNAKGWPIIETTGTHALLLDANTGTILMEKNADQRMYPSSMTKMLTTHIVFEKLKKGDLKLSDEFPISEKAWRMGGSKMFIDVGSRVTVQDLLHGAVIASGNDACVALAEGISGSEEAFADEMNRHAKAIGMTDTHFRNSSGWPDPDHWTTAHDLAVLALSTIRNFPEYYPMYAQREFTFNNIKQGNRNPLLYDLPGADGLKTGHTEVAGYGLTGSAVRDGRRLVLVVNGLKSMKDRAQETARLMEWGFREFDAYLLGKPGDTLTDVPVWLGTQPTVAVTVKDSAYVTLPRRLRKDMVATAKFDGPVEAPVLKGQAVGKLVVSAPGADAIEIPLVAAADVPELGLFGRVGAAMRHYLLGSAQ; encoded by the coding sequence ATGCGCATGCGGAACGAGACGCAGCGGTTTCTGTCGGGTAGGCTTCTCGGTGGTGTCGCCGCCGCGCTGATCGCCCTGACGGTGACGGCCCCCGTCGCGCAGGCGCAGCAGCAGCAGCCGAAGCCGCCCGCGCAAAAGGCCGCGCCTGCCGCTAAACCGGCGCAGGGCGCAAAGCCACCGACCCAGACCCCGCCGCCACCCCCCGCGCCGACCGTTAACGCCAAAGGCTGGCCGATCATCGAAACAACGGGGACGCATGCCCTGCTGTTGGATGCGAATACCGGCACGATCCTGATGGAAAAGAACGCCGATCAGCGCATGTACCCCTCGTCGATGACGAAAATGCTGACAACGCATATCGTCTTCGAAAAGCTGAAAAAAGGTGATCTGAAGCTGAGCGACGAGTTCCCCATCTCGGAAAAAGCCTGGCGGATGGGCGGCTCTAAGATGTTCATCGATGTCGGCTCGCGGGTCACGGTGCAAGATTTGCTGCATGGCGCCGTCATCGCCTCCGGCAATGATGCCTGCGTGGCGCTGGCCGAAGGGATTTCCGGGTCAGAAGAAGCCTTTGCCGACGAAATGAACCGGCATGCCAAAGCCATTGGCATGACCGATACGCATTTCCGCAATTCATCGGGCTGGCCAGACCCGGATCATTGGACCACGGCGCACGATCTCGCGGTGCTGGCCCTCTCGACCATTCGCAATTTTCCTGAATATTACCCGATGTATGCGCAGCGGGAATTCACCTTCAATAATATCAAGCAGGGCAACCGTAACCCGCTGCTCTACGATCTGCCGGGGGCCGATGGCTTGAAGACGGGGCACACCGAAGTCGCGGGTTACGGCCTGACGGGCTCGGCGGTGCGCGACGGGCGGCGGCTGGTGCTGGTCGTCAATGGTCTTAAGTCCATGAAGGACCGCGCCCAGGAAACCGCCCGCCTGATGGAATGGGGCTTCCGCGAGTTTGACGCCTATCTGCTCGGCAAACCGGGGGATACGCTGACCGATGTGCCGGTTTGGCTCGGCACACAGCCGACCGTGGCCGTAACCGTCAAAGACTCGGCCTATGTCACCCTGCCGCGCCGCTTGCGCAAGGACATGGTGGCAACGGCAAAGTTCGATGGGCCGGTCGAAGCGCCCGTGCTGAAAGGGCAGGCGGTTGGCAAGCTGGTGGTCAGCGCCCCAGGGGCGGATGCTATCGAAATCCCGCTGGTTGCTGCTGCCGATGTCCCGGAGCTCGGGCTGTTCGGCCGGGTTGGCGCGGCGATGCGCCACTATCTGCTCGGGTCGGCGCAATAG
- the tmk gene encoding dTMP kinase: MTARFISFEGGEGGGKSTQIARLADWLRGRGKSVLTTREPGGSPGAEEIRTLFVTGAADRWDGVTEALLVSAARRDHVMKTIRPALAAGTWVLCDRFADSTLAYQGYGRGLSLEMLKTLQALATDGLTPDLTLWFDVPVTIGLHRAAARRGTEARFESLDTGFHERLAQGYATLAAAEPARFRRIDAAAPLAAVEAAVIDTVAARFPDLG, translated from the coding sequence ATGACCGCGCGTTTCATCAGCTTTGAAGGCGGCGAGGGCGGCGGAAAATCGACCCAGATCGCCCGCCTTGCCGACTGGCTGCGCGGGCGCGGTAAGAGCGTCTTAACAACGCGGGAGCCGGGCGGCTCTCCAGGGGCAGAGGAAATCCGCACCCTCTTCGTCACCGGCGCGGCCGACCGCTGGGATGGGGTGACGGAAGCCCTGCTGGTTTCCGCCGCGCGCCGCGATCATGTGATGAAAACCATCCGCCCGGCCTTGGCGGCGGGAACCTGGGTCTTGTGTGACCGCTTCGCCGATTCGACGCTCGCCTATCAGGGCTATGGCCGGGGGTTGTCGCTGGAGATGCTCAAAACGCTGCAAGCGCTGGCAACCGATGGGCTGACCCCGGATCTTACCCTGTGGTTCGACGTACCGGTTACGATCGGTCTGCACCGCGCCGCCGCCCGGCGAGGTACCGAAGCGCGCTTCGAGAGCCTGGACACTGGTTTTCACGAAAGACTTGCCCAAGGCTATGCCACCCTGGCCGCCGCCGAACCGGCGCGGTTCCGGCGGATCGACGCGGCGGCACCGCTGGCGGCGGTTGAAGCGGCGGTGATCGATACTGTCGCCGCCCGTTTCCCCGATCTCGGCTAA
- a CDS encoding DNA polymerase III subunit delta' yields the protein MRAPRETLSLIGHAEAERLAGEALSGDRVPQAWLLTGPPGVGKATFAYRMARFLLTGAGSDAGPSLFGDAAPATGLGVDPDHPAVRQIAAGSHPDLLVIERAMDEKKDKLKAAISVDQVREIGQFLHLTASQGGWRIVIVDTADEMNTNAANALLKVLEEPPKRSMLLLVSNTPGRLLPTIRSRCRLLRFSPLADAEVRAVAAEVLDAGETLDPIAVLLADGAPGRALALAEPETRAVLTDLLALLKQGARLDPLALHAFADKLGKAGADALYRSFLDLFDAWLMRIIRHTARTGSPPNDLPGEADAAQAAIAAAGSLDRLIEVWEKNGQLFRQTDGLNLDRKQAVLSALLPLTLRP from the coding sequence ATGCGCGCGCCCCGCGAAACCCTGTCCCTGATCGGCCATGCTGAGGCGGAACGGCTAGCGGGCGAGGCGCTTTCAGGGGATCGCGTGCCGCAAGCCTGGCTGCTGACTGGCCCGCCAGGGGTTGGAAAGGCGACCTTCGCCTACCGCATGGCGCGGTTTCTGCTGACGGGTGCCGGTTCCGATGCTGGCCCCAGCCTATTCGGTGACGCGGCGCCCGCAACGGGGCTGGGCGTTGATCCCGATCATCCCGCCGTGCGCCAAATCGCCGCCGGATCGCACCCCGATCTTCTGGTCATCGAACGGGCGATGGACGAGAAAAAGGATAAGCTGAAAGCGGCGATCAGCGTCGATCAAGTGCGCGAGATCGGCCAGTTCCTGCATCTCACCGCGTCGCAAGGCGGCTGGCGCATTGTCATCGTCGATACCGCCGACGAGATGAATACCAATGCCGCCAATGCTTTGCTGAAGGTTCTGGAGGAGCCGCCGAAACGCTCCATGCTGCTGCTGGTCAGCAATACCCCTGGGCGCCTGCTGCCGACCATCCGCTCGCGCTGCCGTCTGCTGCGCTTCAGCCCCTTAGCGGATGCCGAGGTTCGCGCGGTGGCCGCCGAAGTGCTGGACGCGGGCGAGACGCTCGACCCTATCGCCGTGCTGCTGGCCGACGGCGCACCGGGCCGGGCGCTCGCCCTCGCTGAGCCAGAAACGCGGGCGGTGCTGACCGACCTTCTGGCGCTGCTGAAACAGGGCGCGCGGCTTGACCCCCTGGCCCTGCACGCTTTCGCCGATAAGCTGGGTAAGGCCGGGGCGGACGCGCTTTACCGCAGCTTTCTTGACCTATTCGACGCGTGGCTGATGCGCATTATCCGCCACACAGCCCGAACGGGCAGCCCGCCCAATGACTTGCCGGGCGAAGCGGACGCCGCGCAAGCCGCGATTGCAGCGGCAGGAAGCCTTGATCGTTTGATCGAGGTATGGGAAAAAAACGGTCAGCTTTTCCGGCAGACCGATGGGCTTAATCTCGACCGCAAACAAGCGGTTCTATCGGCCCTGCTGCCCCTGACTCTGCGTCCCTGA
- the metG gene encoding methionine--tRNA ligase: MAASPSVPSYYVTTPIYYVNDKPHIGHAYTTLACDVLARFLRLDGTQVHFLTGTDEHGQKVEKSAAAAGIDPKAFTDKVSQNFRDLAVRMNYTNDDFIRTTEPRHYTACQALWKRLMDKGEIYLGAYEGWYAIRDEAFYAESELIETPNGKKAPTGADVEWVTEPSYFFRLSNWGDKLLAFYDANPDFIAPRSRRNEVISFVKGGLQDLSVSRTSFSWGVPVQGDDKHIMYVWFDALTNYLSAIGYPDETNQAFKDFWPASLHMVGKDILRFHAVFWPAFLLAADLPPPKRVFAHGWWTNEGQKISKSLGNVIDPLVLIDTYGLDPVRYFLLREVSFGNDGDFSHAQMVKRINTDLANDLGNLAQRVLSMIGKNCGGIVPTPGPFTETDTEMLDAAAALHAGVREQFLEQAFHRALESVWDVVVAANRYVDQQAPWTLRKTDFARMETVLYVLAEVVRQVALILQAVMPASAEKLLDQVAVPADRRSFADFTTRLAPGTALPAPQGVFPRWVAAEEGATS, from the coding sequence ATGGCCGCGTCCCCCTCTGTGCCCAGCTATTACGTTACGACACCGATCTATTATGTGAACGACAAGCCCCATATCGGTCATGCTTACACGACGCTGGCCTGCGACGTGCTAGCGCGGTTTCTGCGCCTTGATGGAACCCAAGTGCATTTTCTGACCGGCACGGACGAACACGGGCAGAAGGTGGAAAAATCGGCGGCAGCGGCGGGGATCGATCCGAAAGCTTTCACCGATAAGGTTTCACAGAATTTCCGCGATCTCGCCGTGCGGATGAATTACACCAACGATGATTTCATCCGCACTACCGAACCGCGCCATTACACTGCCTGTCAGGCGCTGTGGAAACGGTTGATGGACAAGGGCGAAATCTACCTGGGGGCCTATGAAGGTTGGTATGCGATCCGCGACGAGGCTTTTTATGCCGAATCAGAGTTGATCGAGACGCCGAACGGCAAGAAAGCCCCGACCGGCGCCGATGTGGAATGGGTGACGGAGCCGAGCTACTTCTTCCGCCTGTCCAACTGGGGCGACAAGCTGCTGGCGTTCTACGACGCCAACCCGGATTTCATCGCCCCGCGCTCCCGCCGCAACGAGGTGATCAGCTTCGTCAAGGGCGGCCTGCAAGACCTCTCCGTCTCGCGCACCAGCTTCTCCTGGGGCGTGCCGGTGCAAGGCGACGACAAGCACATCATGTACGTCTGGTTTGATGCGCTGACCAACTATCTGAGCGCCATCGGCTATCCCGATGAAACTAATCAGGCTTTCAAGGACTTCTGGCCCGCCTCGTTGCATATGGTCGGCAAGGATATTCTGCGCTTCCACGCGGTATTCTGGCCTGCCTTCCTGCTGGCGGCCGACCTGCCGCCGCCGAAGCGCGTCTTCGCCCATGGCTGGTGGACCAACGAAGGGCAGAAGATTTCGAAATCCTTGGGCAATGTCATCGATCCGCTGGTGCTGATCGATACCTATGGCCTTGATCCGGTGCGCTATTTCCTGCTGCGCGAAGTGAGCTTCGGCAATGATGGCGATTTCAGCCATGCCCAGATGGTCAAGCGCATCAATACCGATCTCGCCAATGATCTCGGCAATCTGGCCCAGCGCGTGCTGTCGATGATCGGCAAGAACTGCGGCGGCATCGTGCCGACGCCGGGGCCGTTCACGGAGACCGATACCGAAATGCTGGACGCCGCCGCCGCCCTGCACGCAGGTGTGCGCGAGCAGTTCTTGGAACAAGCCTTCCACCGGGCCCTGGAAAGCGTTTGGGACGTGGTGGTTGCCGCCAACCGTTATGTCGATCAACAGGCGCCCTGGACCCTGCGCAAGACCGATTTTGCGCGGATGGAAACCGTGCTCTATGTCCTGGCCGAAGTCGTGCGCCAAGTCGCGCTGATTTTGCAGGCGGTCATGCCCGCGTCGGCGGAAAAGCTGCTCGATCAGGTGGCCGTGCCCGCCGACCGCCGCAGCTTTGCCGATTTCACGACGCGCCTTGCGCCGGGCACCGCGCTTCCGGCGCCGCAGGGCGTCTTCCCGCGCTGGGTGGCGGCGGAAGAGGGGGCGACCTCGTGA
- a CDS encoding septal ring lytic transglycosylase RlpA family protein, which yields MRTLLRVGVIGLTAAGLAACSSRPPATTPATTSAGSADTSQVPEKAVYKVGNPYQINGITYYPSEDYSYDETGVASWYGPGFHAKLTANGEDYDQNDMTVAHRTLPMPSFVRVTNLDNGRVAVFRVNDRGPYARGRIIDISRRGAQLLGFDQAGTARVRVQILAAESRQLADAMRSQGRVAPDNASKGSGTLIARVAPPANDPKANAAPRSSVAVERLDAPNGVKSAPSAAVPSAPSAPPVVGTQPVIQPPPDPTGLAPTTAPKRTQLFVQVAALSSEEGARVLSQRLTGYGKVIIQPVTTGSGQRLQRVRIGPLATVEDGDRTLDDVINRGGYPDARLVVE from the coding sequence ATGCGGACGCTGCTTCGGGTCGGGGTCATCGGGCTGACGGCGGCGGGCTTAGCCGCCTGTAGCTCCCGCCCGCCTGCGACTACCCCTGCCACCACAAGCGCCGGGTCCGCCGATACTTCGCAGGTGCCGGAGAAGGCGGTCTATAAGGTCGGCAATCCCTATCAGATTAACGGCATTACCTATTATCCGTCCGAAGATTATTCGTATGACGAAACGGGGGTTGCCTCCTGGTACGGCCCCGGCTTCCACGCCAAACTCACCGCGAATGGCGAGGATTATGACCAAAACGATATGACGGTCGCGCATCGCACGCTGCCCATGCCCAGTTTCGTGCGCGTAACGAACCTTGATAATGGCCGGGTCGCGGTGTTCCGGGTCAATGACCGGGGGCCTTATGCGCGCGGTCGGATTATCGATATTTCCCGGCGCGGGGCGCAATTGCTGGGCTTCGATCAAGCCGGAACGGCGCGGGTGCGGGTGCAGATTCTCGCGGCCGAATCCCGCCAGCTTGCCGATGCGATGCGCTCGCAGGGGCGGGTTGCGCCGGATAATGCCAGCAAGGGCAGTGGCACGCTGATCGCGCGGGTCGCCCCCCCCGCCAATGATCCAAAGGCCAATGCCGCGCCGCGCAGCAGCGTTGCCGTCGAGCGGCTTGATGCGCCCAACGGGGTGAAATCCGCCCCCTCCGCTGCGGTCCCATCGGCGCCGAGTGCGCCGCCGGTCGTCGGCACGCAGCCGGTCATTCAGCCGCCGCCCGATCCGACCGGGTTGGCGCCGACCACAGCCCCGAAACGGACACAATTGTTTGTTCAGGTCGCCGCGCTGTCGAGCGAGGAGGGCGCGCGCGTGCTGAGCCAGCGCTTGACCGGCTATGGTAAGGTGATCATTCAACCGGTGACCACGGGCAGTGGCCAGCGGCTCCAGCGCGTCCGCATCGGGCCGCTGGCGACGGTCGAAGATGGCGACCGTACCCTAGATGATGTTATCAACCGCGGCGGCTATCCCGATGCCCGCCTCGTGGTCGAATAA